In Ascaphus truei isolate aAscTru1 chromosome 5, aAscTru1.hap1, whole genome shotgun sequence, one genomic interval encodes:
- the ZCCHC10 gene encoding zinc finger CCHC domain-containing protein 10, translating to MATPMHRVIARRQAEANKQNVRCQKCLEFGHWSYECTGKRKYLYRPSRTCELKRTLKEKEARLLLGQSSGNNVAETKMKKKRSKSVTSSSSSSSDSSSSGSSDSDSSSDSEDSSSSSSSSEDSDKSSSSSSSSSPSSQSSSSSSESDSDTSVSSSSGSGSSDEDSSSEDEPLRKKRKK from the exons ATGGCAACCCCCATGCACCGTGTGATTGCTCGCAGGCAGGC TGAAGCAAATAAGCAGAATGTACGTTGCCAGAAGTGCCTGGAGTTTGGTCATTGGAGTTATGAATGTACTGGGAAAAGAAAATATCTCTACAGACCATCAAGGACATGTGAGTTAAAGAGAACATTAAAAGAAAAGGAAGCCAGGTTATTGTTAGGTCAAAG CAGTGGCAACAATGTCGCAGAAACAAAGATGAAGAAGAAAAG GTCTAAGAGTGTCACCAGCTCCAGTAGCAGTAGCAGCGATAGCAGCAGCAGTGGCAGTTCAGATAGCGACTCTTCATCAGACAGTGAAGATTCCTCCAGCTCTTCCTCATCTTCGGAGGACAGCGACAAAAGCTCTtccagctcctcctcctcctccccatcctcgCAGAGTTCATCCTCCTCCTCTGAGTCCGACTCTGACACGAGCGTTAGCAGCAGCAGCGGTAGCGGCAGCAGTGATGAAGATAGCAGCTCAGAAGATGAGCCACTGAGAAAGAAGAGGAAGAAATAA